A DNA window from Hordeum vulgare subsp. vulgare chromosome 1H, MorexV3_pseudomolecules_assembly, whole genome shotgun sequence contains the following coding sequences:
- the LOC123444083 gene encoding uncharacterized protein LOC123444083: MEALAPPGGKPARARRVARNREEMLGLLADFDGGDDSNRELSFSDLVDPGHASPSPPPAPALAHKGREEAAEQRREEAPATKRQQAAAVAGKERRLHRRRSDNRGSCGGGADGNGVLLNFYVPCLLTRSMTAPRPGRGVMPAAGARPSAPPMVAAGKTRMQASLDIGCWPALWGRGRDHHHRSKPA; the protein is encoded by the exons ATGGAGGCGCTCGCTCCCCCCGGTGGCAAGCCGGCGCGGGCGCGGCGGGTCGCCAGGAACCGGGAGGAGATGCTGGGCCTCCTCGCCGActtcgacggcggcgacgactccAACCGCGAGCTCTCCTTCTCCGACCTCGTCGACCCCGGCcacgcctcgccgtcgccgccgccggcgccggcgctggCGCATAAGgggagggaggaggcggccgAGCAGAGGCGGGAGGAGGCCCCGGCGACGAAGCGGCAGcaagcggcggcggtggcggggaAGGAGAGGAGGCTGCATAGACGGCGGAGCGACAACAGGGGCAGCTGCGGGGGAGGCGCGGACGGCAACGGCGTGCTCCTCAACTTCTACGTGCCGTGTCTCCTCACCAGGAGCATGACGGCGCCGCGGCCTGGCCGGGGGGTGATGCCGGCCGCGGGGGCACGGCCGAGCGCGCCGCCGATGGTCGCTGCCGGCAAAACCAG GATGCAGGCGTCTCTGGACATCGGGTGCTGGCCGGCGCTGTGGGGCAGAGGCCGCGACCACCACCACCGTAGCAAGCCAGCCTGA
- the LOC123444065 gene encoding cyclin-B1-5-like, with amino-acid sequence MATRHNNQHAAAAPQPAANGGAEGPAGRQKGAAAGGRVAGGNRRVLGDIGNVVQTTVLDGKIQLPAGINRPITRSFGAQLLKKAQAEPSKNDVAVPPAARPAQKRVAKKDPVKAAAAPIPEPAAANIATGSDENRKPSEGAAAGAAPKISRKKVVHTLTTVLNHRSKEASIDDIDKLDGDNQLAVVDYINDIYKYYKEAQHECRPIDYMGSQPEVNPKMRAILMDWLVEVTHKFELMPESMYLTIYVIDRFLSLQAVPRRELQLVGIAAMLIACKYEEIWAPEVGDFISIADNSYSRQQILSMEKNILNSMAWNLTVPTPYVFLVRFAKAAGGDKELANMIFFFAEMALMEYKLVTVRPSLLAASAVYAARCTLKRSPIWTETLKHHTGLAEPQLLEPAKMLVMAHAAAPQSKLKAIYKKYSCEQYGRVSLHAPAVAPPQNLA; translated from the exons ATGGCGACGAGGCACAACAACCAGCACGCGGCTGCCGCTCCGCAGCCGGCGGCCAACGGAG GTGCAGAAGGCCCGGCAGGGAGGCAGAAGGGCGCCGCCGCCGGTGGCCGCGTTGCTGGAGGAAACAGGCGGGTGCTCGGGGACATCGGCAACGTAGTCCAAACCACCGTCCTCGACGG GAAGATCCAGCTGCCGGCGGGGATCAATCGCCCGATCACAAGGAGCTTCGgcgctcagctcttgaagaaggccCAGGCCGAGCCATCAAAG AACGACGTAGCTGTTCCTCCAGCAGCGCGGCCCGCCCAGAAGCGGGTTGCCAAGAAGGACCCTGTcaaggccgccgccgccccgatccCCGAGCCGGCGGCCGCCAATATCGCCACCGGCTCAGACGAAAACAGAAAGCCGTCCGAGGGCGCCGCCGCCGGCGCTGCCCCCAAGATCTCAAGGAAGAAGGTCGTCCACACCCTCACGACCGTGCTCAACCATCGGTCGAAG GAGGCCTCGATTGATGACATCGACAAGCTGGACGGTGACAACCAGCTCGCCGTCGTCGATTACATCAACGACATCTACAAGTATTACAAGGAGGCACAG CACGAGTGCCGGCCCATCGATTACATGGGGAGCCAGCCGGAGGTCAACCCCAAGATGAGGGCTATCCTGATGGACTGGCTTGTGGAAGTCACGCACAAATTTGAGCTCATGCCCGAGAGCATGTACCTGACGATCTACGTCATCGACAGGTTCCTCTCCTTGCAGGCGGTGCCCCGGCGAGAGCTGCAGCTCGTCGGCATCGCGGCCATGCTCATCGCCTGCAAGTACGAGGAGATCTGGGCGCCCGAG GTAGGCGATTTCATATCCATCGCCGATAACTCCTACTCGAGGCAGCAGATCCTGTCCATGGAGAAGAATATCCTGAACAGCATGGCTTGGAACCTCACGGTGCCCACCCCGTACGTCTTCCTGGTGCGGTTCGCCAAGGCAGCCGGGGGCGACAAGGAG CTTGCAAACATGATATTCTTCTTCGCCGAGATGGCGCTCATGGAATACAAGCTGGTCACCGTGCGCCCCTCGCTGCTGGCAGCGTCTGCCGTGTACGCTGCTCGGTGCACGCTGAAAAGAAGCCCTATCTGGACAGAAACCCTTAAGCATCACACCGGACTAGCTGAACCACAGCTCCT GGAGCCTGCCAAGATGCTAGTCATGGCTCACGCCGCTGCCCCGCAGAGCAAGCTCAAGGCCATCTACAAGAAGTACTCTTGTGAGCAGTATGGGCGTGTGTCCCTGCACGCCCCAGCAGTTGCCCCTCCCCAAAACCTCGCCTAG
- the LOC123444074 gene encoding tubulin beta-5 chain, producing MREILHIQGGQCGNQIGSKFWEVVCDEHGIDPTGRYVGTSDLQLERVNVYYNEASCGRFVPRAVLMDLEPGTMDSVRTGPYGQIFRPDNFVFGQSGAGNNWAKGHYTEGAELIDSVLDVVRKEAENCDCLQGFQVCHSLGGGTGSGMGTLLISKIREEYPDRMMLTFSVFPSPKVSDTVVEPYNATLSVHQLVENADECMVLDNEALYDICFRTLKLTTPSFGDLNHLISATMSGVTCCLRFPGQLNSDLRKLAVNLIPFPRLHFFMVGFAPLTSRGSQMYRSLTVPELTQQMWDSKNMMCAADPRHGRYLTASAMFRGKMSTKEVDEQMINVQNKNSSYFVEWIPNNVKSSVCDIAPRGLSMASTFIGNSTSIQEMFRRVSEQFTAMFRRKAFLHWYTGEGMDEMEFTEAESNMNDLVAEYQQYQDATADEEEELYEDEDDADLQE from the exons ATGAGGGAGATCCTCCACATTCAGGGTGGTCAATGTGGAAACCAGATTGGTTCCAAGTTCTGGGAGGTGGTTTGTGACGAGCATGGCATCGACCCCACTGGGCGGTATGTCGGCACCTCTGACCTGCAGCTGGAGCGTGTCAATGTCTACTATAATGAGGCCTCATGCGGCCGCTTTGTGCCCCGGGCTGTTCTTATGGATCTGGAGCCTGGTACTATGGACAGTGTTCGTACTGGACCATACGGGCAGATCTTCCGCCCTGACAACTTCGTGTTTGGGCAGTCTGGTGCTGGTAACAATTGGGCCAAGGGTCATTACACCGAGGGTGCAGAGCTCATTGACTCTGTTCTTGACGTTGTCAGGAAGGAGGCTGAGAACTGTGACTGCCTTCAAG GTTTCCAAGTATGCCACTCTCTTGGTGGTGGTACTGGATCAGGCATGGGGACACTTTTGATATCAAAGATCAGGGAGGAGTACCCAGACCGCATGATGTTAACATTCTCTGTTTTCCCTTCACCGAAAGTATCTGATACTGTGGTTGAGCCTTACAATGCCACTCTTTCGGTCCATCAGTTGGTTGAGAATGCAGATGAGTGCATGGTTCTTGACAACGAGGCCCTTTATGACATCTGTTTCAGGACTCTTAAGCTGACCACTCCCAGCT TTGGAGATTTGAACCATTTGATCTCTGCCACCATGAGTGGAGTGACCTGCTGCCTGAGGTTCCCTGGCCAGCTGAACTCCGACCTCCGGAAGCTGGCAGTGAACCTGATCCCCTTCCCACGTCTCCACTTCTTCATGGTTGGGTTCGCGCCCCTGACCTCCCGCGGCTCCCAGATGTACCGCTCCCTCACCGTCCCGGAGCTCACCCAGCAAATGTGGGACTCCAAGAACATGATGTGCGCCGCGGACCCCCGCCACGGCCGCTACCTCACTGCCTCGGCCATGTTCCGTGGCAAGATGAGCACCAAGGAGGTGGACGAGCAGATGATCAACGTGCAGAACAAGAACTCATCCTACTTCGTGGAGTGGATCCCCAACAACGTCAAGTCGAGCGTGTGCGACATCGCGCCGAGGGGCCTGTCCATGGCGTCCACCTTCATCGGCAACTCCACGTCCATCCAGGAGATGTTCCGGCGTGTGAGCGAGCAGTTCACGGCCATGTTCCGGCGCAAGGCCTTCCTTCACTGGTACACGGGCGAGGGCATGGACGAGATGGAGTTCACCGAGGCCGAGAGCAACATGAACGACCTCGTCGCCGAGTACCAGCAGTACCAGGACGCCAccgccgacgaggaggaggaactgtacgaggacgaggacgacgccGACCTTCAGGAGTAG